The DNA sequence ACAAGCAGCTAATTCCACGTTCCTTCCCCCCGCTACATTGAGGTAGCCAGCGGAAGACACCGCCAGCCCAGCCGCTACTTTGCAGCCGTCGCGCGCAGCTGTTGCAGCGCTTCCTGGGTTTCCTTACGCTTGGCTGCTTCTTTCTCCTCTTCGTCTTTCGGCTCCTTGGCCGTAGTGCCAAAGAAGGCCAGAATGTTCTGCTTCTGCGGCTCCGTTATGCCGTCGAACTTCGCCTTGGCCAGCTGCCGCACCCATTCGCCGTAGGTTTCGTCGGCCAGCGCATACTCGCCGGCTTTGGTCTGGTGGCCGGTGTCGAAGTCGGCATTGACCAGGCGCGGGGCGGCGGCCAGCGTGTCGCTGGGCTCCTGCTCCACCAGCACGCAGTAGTTCTTGATGACCTGCTTGAAGCTGGTTTTGAACAGCTCCTGGGCCTGGGGCGTGGGCGGGCGGAAAGCAAACGGCGCCAGCGGCCCGATTTTGGGCATTATCCGCACGAAGTACGAGAGGATACGGGCCCCGGTGCCGGGGTGCTCGTAGGCCGTGCCGTACTGCTTGCGAAACTTCCGCTCACTCTCATGGTACACGTATTCGCGGCGGCGGGCCCGGGGGCTTAGCTCCCGGATTTCTTTTTTCTGCGACTGCCAGGCGGCCCGGCTGGCTACCGGAATCAGCTGGCGCACGGCGAAGCGGAAGGAGCCGATGCTCAGGTCCACGTTGAAGATTACTTTGCCCAGCTCCAGGCCGTAGGTTTTCTGAAATGCCGTTTCCAGCACCCGCTTGCTGACCTGAAAGCCCACGTAGCGCTGGTAGTCGCTGGTGCGGTAGCGGCCGGCGGCCACCTG is a window from the Hymenobacter aquaticus genome containing:
- a CDS encoding zinc dependent phospholipase C family protein, whose translation is MLKWLFCSVWALLLAPLSASGYSVLTHQANIDSTWKRCLAPLLQRRYPGATEEQLLEAKSYAYGGSIIQDMGFYPFGSTLFTNLTHYVRSGDFVRNLLDEAKDRNEYAFALGALGHYAADLNGHPVGTNKAMPLVYPELAKQYGNNITYEEAPKQHTQLEFAFDVVQVAAGRYRTSDYQRYVGFQVSKRVLETAFQKTYGLELGKVIFNVDLSIGSFRFAVRQLIPVASRAAWQSQKKEIRELSPRARRREYVYHESERKFRKQYGTAYEHPGTGARILSYFVRIMPKIGPLAPFAFRPPTPQAQELFKTSFKQVIKNYCVLVEQEPSDTLAAAPRLVNADFDTGHQTKAGEYALADETYGEWVRQLAKAKFDGITEPQKQNILAFFGTTAKEPKDEEEKEAAKRKETQEALQQLRATAAK